A single window of Agromyces aureus DNA harbors:
- a CDS encoding aldolase/citrate lyase family protein yields the protein MPIRMTLPPTLGARIAASDRPLVGGWSCAGSATNAEIVAGSGLDVVLIDAEHSPADLESVLAQLHAVAAYPVAPLVRPPFGDAVTLKRYLDIGAQNLLVPMVDTADQAAEIVRAVRYPMLGIRGVGSALARSSRWNRVEGYLDDASSTITLFVQVESATAAANVDEILAVDGVDGVFFGPSDLAASMGLLGQQEHPEVVASVLAGIAAAQAAGKPSAVNAFAPAAADRYLAAGASLVFVGADVALLARATEALADRFIPQPETDASGEPRASY from the coding sequence ATGCCGATTCGAATGACCCTCCCGCCGACGCTCGGCGCCCGCATCGCGGCATCCGATCGCCCGCTCGTCGGCGGCTGGTCGTGCGCCGGAAGCGCGACCAACGCCGAGATCGTCGCCGGCTCGGGCCTCGACGTCGTGCTCATCGACGCCGAGCACTCCCCCGCAGACCTCGAGTCGGTGCTCGCACAGCTGCACGCGGTCGCCGCCTATCCGGTCGCGCCGCTCGTGCGACCGCCGTTCGGCGACGCGGTCACGCTCAAGCGCTACCTCGACATCGGCGCGCAGAACCTGCTCGTCCCAATGGTCGACACGGCCGATCAGGCGGCCGAGATCGTTCGCGCGGTGCGCTATCCGATGCTCGGCATTCGCGGCGTCGGCAGCGCCCTCGCCAGGTCGTCTCGCTGGAACCGGGTCGAGGGCTACCTCGACGACGCGTCGTCGACCATCACGCTGTTCGTGCAGGTCGAATCGGCGACCGCCGCGGCGAATGTCGACGAGATCCTCGCGGTCGACGGCGTCGACGGCGTCTTCTTCGGCCCGTCCGACCTCGCCGCATCGATGGGGCTGCTCGGGCAGCAGGAGCACCCCGAGGTCGTCGCGTCGGTGCTCGCGGGCATCGCGGCCGCGCAGGCCGCGGGCAAGCCGTCGGCCGTCAACGCGTTCGCACCCGCGGCAGCAGACCGCTATCTCGCCGCGGGCGCCTCGCTCGTGTTCGTCGGCGCCGATGTCGCGCTGCTGGCCCGCGCCACCGAGGCCCTCGCCGACCGGTTCATCCCGCAGCCGGAGACGGATGCCTCGGGCGAACCGCGCGCCTCCTACTGA
- a CDS encoding glycosyltransferase family 2 protein: MHHVTPTAGDLARRPRRHYGFGVGVRRTITGPGSLAKSFAKMRSSLARSQRFQIEPFTGFQRRINRGIDVPGLPRGRRREGSSWAICLVKNEEDVIEFTVRHMLAQGVAGVIVVDNGSSDRTGVILDRLARQDRRVHVGVDREERFFQGRKMSYLAHLAWRAGADWVIPFDADEQWFAPGLKLAPYLATLTVDSVSCEYRHVYPLPGEELLVPGGGSSVQVECEPTGWSKVAFRARRWVWIDEGNHRLLDDAEAPGRGLQMLHYSARSLGQYARKTEEGVAALERAGMSQVIGYHWRQWAVLTPQEREQAWRSYLDGHAGLLQPEPGNRVVVDDPGTWRTWDPEHRLTRVDSTPGPPPP; encoded by the coding sequence ATGCATCACGTCACGCCGACAGCGGGGGACCTCGCGCGACGCCCTCGTCGGCACTACGGTTTCGGTGTGGGCGTGAGACGTACGATCACCGGGCCGGGGTCGCTCGCGAAGTCGTTCGCGAAGATGCGATCGAGTCTGGCTCGTTCCCAACGGTTCCAGATCGAGCCGTTCACCGGCTTCCAGCGACGGATCAATCGCGGCATCGACGTTCCCGGCCTTCCCCGTGGTCGACGTCGAGAAGGCTCCAGCTGGGCGATCTGCCTCGTCAAGAACGAGGAGGACGTCATCGAGTTCACCGTCCGGCACATGCTCGCTCAGGGCGTGGCCGGCGTCATCGTCGTCGACAACGGCTCGTCGGATCGGACCGGCGTCATCCTCGACCGTCTCGCGCGCCAGGATCGGCGGGTGCACGTGGGCGTCGACCGGGAGGAGCGGTTCTTCCAGGGGCGCAAGATGTCCTACCTCGCGCACCTGGCTTGGCGTGCCGGCGCGGATTGGGTCATACCGTTCGATGCCGATGAGCAGTGGTTCGCTCCAGGGCTCAAGTTGGCCCCCTACCTCGCGACCCTGACCGTCGACTCCGTTTCGTGCGAGTATCGCCATGTCTATCCGCTTCCCGGCGAGGAGTTGCTCGTGCCCGGGGGCGGCTCGTCGGTGCAGGTCGAATGCGAGCCCACCGGCTGGTCGAAGGTCGCGTTCCGCGCTCGCCGCTGGGTCTGGATAGACGAAGGCAACCACCGGCTCCTCGACGACGCCGAAGCACCGGGCCGCGGGCTGCAGATGCTGCACTATTCGGCACGTTCGCTGGGTCAGTACGCACGCAAGACGGAAGAGGGCGTGGCGGCGCTCGAGCGCGCCGGCATGAGTCAGGTGATCGGGTATCACTGGCGGCAGTGGGCTGTGCTGACCCCGCAGGAACGTGAGCAGGCGTGGCGCTCGTACCTCGACGGACACGCGGGCCTGCTCCAACCGGAGCCGGGGAACCGCGTCGTCGTCGATGATCCCGGCACGTGGCGCACCTGGGATCCCGAGCATCGGTTGACCCGGGTCGATTCCACGCCGGGACCGCCGCCGCCATAG
- a CDS encoding PadR family transcriptional regulator produces MPPAANRRSPTALVVLATLAERPLHTYALHRLLQERGKTEVVAIPTRASLYPVLDRLQRSGLIAVDRVEREPGRPERTVYRVTELGESTVAEWLRHYLSSESTERAGFTAALSFAMLLPPAEVADALDRRLAKLAAERASLRDGLAAGDELGLPELFQLDERYRIALLDADLAHLEQLVPRLRSGELAWDREWIAAVAARLGAEPPHA; encoded by the coding sequence ATGCCGCCCGCTGCGAATCGCCGGTCGCCGACCGCCCTCGTCGTGCTCGCGACGCTCGCCGAGCGCCCGTTGCACACGTACGCCCTGCACCGGCTGCTGCAGGAACGCGGCAAGACCGAGGTCGTCGCGATCCCCACGCGAGCGTCGCTCTACCCGGTGCTCGACCGGCTCCAGCGCAGCGGCCTGATCGCCGTCGACCGCGTCGAGCGCGAGCCGGGCCGCCCCGAACGCACGGTCTACCGCGTGACCGAACTCGGCGAGTCGACGGTCGCCGAGTGGCTTCGGCACTACCTCTCCAGCGAGTCCACCGAGCGGGCCGGGTTCACCGCCGCGCTCTCGTTCGCCATGCTCCTCCCGCCCGCCGAGGTCGCCGATGCGCTCGACCGGCGGCTGGCGAAGCTCGCGGCCGAACGTGCGTCGCTCCGCGACGGGCTCGCGGCGGGAGATGAACTCGGTCTGCCCGAGCTCTTCCAGCTCGACGAGCGGTACCGCATCGCGCTGCTCGACGCCGACCTCGCGCACCTCGAGCAACTGGTTCCGCGGCTCCGGTCCGGCGAACTGGCCTGGGACCGCGAGTGGATCGCCGCGGTCGCGGCACGCCTCGGAGCCGAACCGCCGCATGCGTGA
- a CDS encoding FAD-dependent oxidoreductase: protein MNAIIIGGGVAGAAAALALHRAGIESAVYEARPTPSDGVGAWLTLAVNGVAVLRELGVRPLAGIPTSRMQLGLGDGTALTSFPMGEGTMSVRRTELYGALLDAVRKAGIPIHHGRRIVGLETTDASATARFADGTSASGSLLVGADGIGSTVRSLLDPRAPKARYLGLLNTGGFASGVEVPTEPGLMHMMFGRDTFFSWLASGDGDVWWFANPAERREPDRAQLAGISGETWRSRLLDLVRRDDPVATRVLEASDPIHPAWPMYDFPRVPVWHRGAAVLIGDAAHAASPSSGQGASMALEDGLALGLLLADRGPTGSTTGVTAALDRYEALRRPRVERVIAQGKASSSGKAPGAFRPVRDAFLRAYFGKPRATTDTAWLWEYRIADAVNAGRAGA from the coding sequence ATGAACGCGATCATCATCGGCGGCGGCGTCGCGGGCGCCGCCGCCGCACTGGCACTCCACCGCGCAGGCATCGAGAGCGCGGTCTACGAAGCCCGACCGACGCCCTCCGACGGTGTCGGCGCCTGGCTCACCCTCGCGGTCAACGGCGTCGCCGTGCTGCGCGAACTGGGCGTTCGGCCGCTCGCCGGCATCCCCACTTCGCGCATGCAGCTCGGCCTCGGGGACGGCACCGCGCTCACCTCATTCCCGATGGGCGAGGGCACGATGTCGGTGCGTCGCACCGAGCTGTACGGCGCGCTCCTCGACGCCGTGCGAAAAGCCGGGATCCCGATCCACCACGGCCGACGCATCGTCGGGCTCGAGACGACCGACGCCTCGGCGACCGCCCGATTCGCCGACGGCACGAGCGCCTCCGGGTCGCTGCTGGTCGGCGCCGACGGCATCGGCTCCACCGTGCGATCACTCCTCGATCCGCGCGCCCCGAAGGCCAGGTACCTCGGGCTGCTCAACACGGGCGGCTTCGCCTCGGGCGTCGAGGTGCCGACCGAGCCCGGGCTCATGCACATGATGTTCGGCCGCGACACGTTCTTCTCGTGGCTCGCCTCCGGCGACGGCGACGTGTGGTGGTTCGCGAACCCCGCCGAGCGCCGCGAGCCCGATCGGGCGCAGCTCGCCGGCATCTCGGGCGAGACCTGGCGCAGCAGGCTGCTCGACCTCGTGCGACGCGACGACCCCGTCGCGACCCGGGTCCTCGAGGCCAGCGACCCGATCCACCCGGCGTGGCCGATGTACGACTTCCCGCGCGTTCCAGTCTGGCACCGTGGGGCCGCGGTGCTCATCGGCGACGCCGCGCACGCCGCTTCGCCTTCGTCAGGACAGGGCGCGTCGATGGCGCTCGAAGACGGTCTCGCCCTCGGGCTGCTGCTGGCCGACCGCGGCCCGACCGGCTCCACGACCGGCGTGACGGCGGCGCTCGATCGATACGAGGCGTTGCGCAGACCGCGCGTCGAGCGGGTCATCGCGCAGGGCAAGGCCAGCAGCTCGGGCAAGGCGCCCGGAGCGTTCCGCCCGGTTCGCGACGCGTTCCTGCGGGCCTACTTCGGCAAGCCGCGCGCGACCACCGACACGGCCTGGTTGTGGGAGTACCGCATCGCCGACGCGGTGAACGCGGGTCGCGCCGGCGCCTGA
- a CDS encoding thiamine pyrophosphate-binding protein, which produces MPTTTTVSAHVAAALSAHLDHVFGVMGNGNAYFLDALERATEVRFTAVRHEAGGVVAADAHFRASGRIAAATATYGAGFTNTLTALAEAAQAHVPLVLVVGDEPTSGPRPWDVDQIALASAVGARTYTVGRTDAAATTILAIEHALSYRVPVVLAIPYDLAALDAGAVQPAPDLRLPTPLAPRGPFAGGVVTEIAAALAGASRPFLLAGRGAWLAGADAVAALGELAEATGAVTASTALGRGVFPDERFDLGVTGGFGAEGAMELVREADVAVVFGASLNQFTMRFGDLFAPGTRVFQVDILPASTHPHVGGFVRGDAGLVARAIVEELEELDALDALGALGALGAEATLRQARGGAGWRESVEIAALREQPIAPSPDGLADDGRLDPRAVARRIGELLPEDRVVVSDGGHFIGWANMYWPVASPDRMIMVGTAFQSIGLGFASVPGAAAAKPDSAIVLTTGDGGGLMALADLESAVRTAGGRGVAVVWNDAAYGAEINLYGLKGLAREPMLIPEVDFAGLAAAVGAEGVVVRELADLEALATWASRPVAERQFLLLDCRISGTVVAPYQEEIIRVNS; this is translated from the coding sequence ATGCCCACGACCACCACCGTCTCCGCCCACGTCGCCGCCGCGCTCTCAGCCCACCTCGACCACGTCTTCGGGGTCATGGGCAACGGCAACGCGTACTTCCTCGACGCCCTCGAGCGTGCGACCGAGGTGCGCTTCACGGCCGTGCGGCACGAGGCCGGCGGCGTGGTCGCGGCCGATGCGCACTTCCGCGCCTCCGGCCGGATCGCGGCGGCGACCGCGACGTACGGCGCCGGGTTCACGAACACGCTCACCGCGCTCGCCGAGGCCGCGCAGGCCCACGTGCCGCTCGTGCTCGTGGTCGGCGACGAGCCGACCTCGGGCCCGCGACCGTGGGACGTCGACCAGATCGCACTCGCCTCCGCCGTGGGCGCGCGCACGTACACGGTCGGGCGAACGGATGCCGCGGCCACGACGATCCTGGCCATCGAGCACGCGCTCTCGTACCGCGTGCCCGTCGTGCTCGCGATCCCCTACGACCTCGCGGCGCTCGACGCGGGCGCCGTGCAGCCGGCCCCCGACCTGCGCCTGCCGACGCCGCTCGCACCGCGCGGGCCGTTCGCGGGCGGGGTCGTCACCGAGATCGCGGCGGCGTTGGCCGGTGCGAGTCGGCCGTTCCTGCTGGCCGGTCGCGGGGCCTGGCTCGCGGGCGCCGACGCGGTTGCCGCCCTCGGCGAGCTCGCCGAGGCGACGGGCGCGGTGACCGCGTCGACGGCGCTCGGCCGGGGCGTGTTCCCCGACGAGCGCTTCGATCTCGGCGTCACGGGCGGCTTCGGCGCCGAGGGCGCCATGGAGCTCGTGCGCGAGGCCGACGTCGCGGTCGTGTTCGGCGCCTCGCTCAACCAGTTCACGATGCGGTTCGGCGACCTCTTCGCGCCGGGCACGCGGGTGTTCCAGGTCGACATCCTGCCGGCCTCGACGCATCCGCACGTCGGTGGATTCGTGCGCGGCGACGCGGGGCTCGTCGCGCGCGCGATCGTCGAGGAGCTCGAGGAGCTCGACGCGCTCGACGCGCTCGGCGCGCTCGGCGCGCTCGGCGCGGAGGCAACCCTTCGACAGGCTCGGGGCGGCGCCGGATGGCGCGAATCGGTCGAGATCGCGGCGCTCCGCGAACAGCCGATCGCACCGAGCCCCGACGGCCTCGCCGACGACGGGCGTCTCGACCCGCGGGCGGTCGCCAGGCGCATCGGCGAACTGCTGCCCGAGGATCGCGTCGTCGTCTCCGACGGCGGGCACTTCATCGGCTGGGCGAACATGTACTGGCCGGTCGCCTCGCCCGACCGCATGATCATGGTCGGCACGGCGTTCCAGTCGATCGGACTCGGCTTCGCGAGCGTGCCGGGTGCTGCGGCGGCGAAGCCCGACTCGGCCATCGTGCTCACGACGGGCGACGGCGGGGGGCTCATGGCGCTCGCCGACCTCGAGTCCGCGGTGCGCACCGCGGGCGGCCGGGGCGTCGCCGTCGTCTGGAACGACGCCGCGTACGGCGCCGAGATCAACCTCTACGGACTCAAGGGCCTCGCTCGCGAACCGATGCTGATCCCCGAGGTGGACTTCGCCGGACTCGCGGCGGCCGTCGGGGCCGAGGGCGTCGTCGTGCGCGAGCTCGCCGACCTCGAGGCGCTCGCGACGTGGGCGTCGCGTCCGGTCGCCGAACGCCAGTTCCTCCTGCTCGACTGCCGCATCTCGGGCACGGTCGTCGCGCCGTACCAGGAGGAGATCATCCGCGTGAACAGCTGA
- a CDS encoding transcriptional regulator encodes MAHARHQLDDAFLTPVRFSLVAALGRDTEMDFAALRDLLEVSDSVLSKAISHLDGLGYVRVTKGYAGNRPRTWVATTRAGASAFDRHVRALRVIAGGVGRDDETP; translated from the coding sequence GTGGCGCACGCGCGGCACCAGCTCGACGACGCGTTCCTCACCCCGGTGCGGTTCTCGCTCGTGGCCGCGCTCGGACGCGACACCGAGATGGACTTCGCGGCCCTGCGCGACCTGCTCGAGGTCTCCGACTCGGTGCTGAGCAAGGCGATCTCGCATCTCGACGGGCTCGGCTACGTCCGGGTGACGAAGGGGTACGCGGGCAACCGCCCGCGAACCTGGGTCGCGACGACCAGGGCGGGCGCTTCGGCGTTCGATCGGCATGTGCGGGCGTTGCGGGTCATCGCCGGGGGCGTGGGGCGCGACGACGAGACGCCGTGA
- a CDS encoding fumarylacetoacetate hydrolase family protein: MTAIATPGKIIAVHLNYPSRAAQRGRTPAQPSYFLKPASSVSGTGGTIERPAGTELLAFEGEIAIVIGERARHVSPADGWRHVAAVTAANDFGVYDLRAADKGSNVRNKGGDGFTPLGPVLIPASVADEGGWRVRTWVNGALVQEDTSDTLLFPFGRLVADLSQHLTLEPGDVILTGTPAGSSVVLPGDVVEVEVDAPDAAGSPSTGRLVTTVTQGDVPFGDFGSKPAIDDDQRIEAWGSEAELAAAVAAGRATAPAASAPSVLTDELRAAIGGVAVATLSVALRKRGYHDVFIEGVRANHPGDRLVGLAKTLRFIPFRPDLFASHGGGFNAQKLAFDTVEPGEVLVVEARGERGTGTVGDVLALRAQVRGAAGIVTDGGVRDFDAVAGFEIPVFSQGPHPSVLGRRHVPWEVDVTIACGGAAVQPGDVIVGDGDGVIVIPPQLLAEVVAEAVVQEAEEAWVAEQVAGGASVDGLFPMNAEWRARYEAERQDTP; the protein is encoded by the coding sequence ATGACCGCCATCGCAACGCCGGGCAAGATCATCGCCGTGCACCTCAACTACCCGTCGAGGGCCGCGCAACGCGGACGCACGCCCGCCCAGCCCAGCTACTTCCTGAAGCCCGCGTCGTCGGTCTCCGGCACCGGCGGCACGATCGAACGCCCCGCGGGCACCGAGCTGCTCGCGTTCGAGGGTGAGATCGCCATCGTCATCGGCGAGCGCGCCCGCCACGTCTCCCCCGCCGACGGCTGGCGGCACGTGGCCGCCGTCACCGCGGCGAACGACTTCGGCGTCTACGACCTGCGCGCCGCCGACAAGGGATCGAACGTGCGCAACAAGGGCGGAGACGGCTTCACGCCGCTCGGCCCGGTGCTGATCCCCGCGAGCGTCGCCGACGAGGGCGGCTGGCGCGTGCGCACCTGGGTCAACGGCGCGCTCGTGCAGGAGGACACCTCCGACACCCTGCTCTTCCCGTTCGGCCGACTCGTCGCCGACCTCTCGCAGCACCTCACCCTCGAACCGGGCGACGTGATCCTCACGGGCACGCCCGCGGGTTCCTCGGTCGTCCTGCCCGGTGACGTCGTCGAGGTCGAGGTCGATGCTCCGGATGCCGCGGGCTCGCCGTCGACCGGCCGCCTCGTCACGACCGTGACGCAGGGCGACGTGCCGTTCGGCGACTTCGGCTCGAAGCCCGCGATCGACGACGACCAGCGCATCGAGGCCTGGGGCTCGGAGGCCGAGCTCGCAGCGGCCGTGGCCGCCGGCCGGGCGACGGCACCCGCGGCATCCGCCCCGTCCGTGCTCACCGACGAGCTCCGCGCCGCGATCGGCGGCGTCGCCGTCGCGACCCTCTCGGTCGCGCTGCGCAAGCGCGGCTACCACGACGTGTTCATCGAGGGCGTGCGCGCGAACCACCCGGGCGACCGCCTGGTCGGCCTTGCGAAGACGCTCCGGTTCATCCCGTTCCGGCCCGACCTGTTCGCGAGCCACGGCGGTGGGTTCAACGCGCAGAAGCTCGCGTTCGACACCGTCGAGCCGGGCGAGGTACTCGTGGTCGAGGCCCGCGGCGAGCGCGGCACCGGAACCGTCGGCGACGTGCTCGCCCTCCGGGCCCAGGTGCGCGGCGCGGCCGGCATCGTGACCGACGGCGGCGTCCGCGACTTCGACGCCGTCGCGGGCTTCGAGATCCCCGTGTTCTCGCAGGGCCCGCACCCGAGCGTGCTCGGCCGTCGGCACGTGCCGTGGGAGGTCGACGTCACGATCGCCTGCGGCGGCGCGGCCGTGCAGCCCGGCGACGTCATCGTGGGCGACGGCGACGGGGTGATCGTGATCCCGCCGCAGCTCCTGGCCGAGGTCGTGGCCGAGGCGGTCGTGCAGGAGGCCGAGGAGGCGTGGGTCGCCGAACAGGTCGCGGGCGGGGCATCCGTCGACGGGCTGTTCCCGATGAACGCGGAGTGGCGGGCACGCTACGAAGCCGAGCGGCAGGACACCCCGTGA
- the hpaE gene encoding 5-carboxymethyl-2-hydroxymuconate semialdehyde dehydrogenase has protein sequence MTDHTPEGLPDRIRHYIDGEFVDSIDGDTFEVLNPVTNETYVLAAAGKKADVDRAVAAARRAFTEGPWPKMLPRERSRVLHRIADLVESRDARLAELESFDSGLPITQALGQARRAAENFRFFADLIVAQSDDAFKVPGKQMNYVNRKPIGVAGLITPWNTPFMLESWKLGPALATGNTVVLKPAEFTPLSASLWAGIFEEAGLPKGVFNLVNGLGEDAGDALVKHPDVPLISFTGESSTGQLIFANAAPYLKGLSMELGGKSPAIVFADADLGTAIDATIFGVFSLNGERCTAGSRILVQREVYDEFVERYAAQAARVVVGHPHDPKTEVGALVHPEHYDKVMSYIELGKAEGRLVAGGGRPEGFPTGNYVAPTVFADVAPDARIFQEEIFGPVVAITPFDTDDEALALANDTKYGLAAYVWTNDLTRAHTFAQSVEAGMVWLNSNNVRDLRTPFGGVKASGLGHEGGYRSIDFYTDQQSVHITLGAPHNPTFGRRVEEAP, from the coding sequence ATGACCGATCACACCCCCGAGGGCCTGCCCGACCGCATCCGTCACTACATCGACGGCGAGTTCGTCGACTCGATCGACGGCGACACGTTCGAGGTGCTGAACCCCGTCACGAACGAGACCTACGTGCTCGCCGCCGCCGGCAAGAAGGCCGATGTCGATCGTGCGGTCGCCGCCGCACGCCGGGCGTTCACCGAGGGCCCGTGGCCGAAGATGCTCCCCCGCGAGCGCTCGCGGGTGCTGCACCGCATCGCCGACCTCGTCGAGTCCCGCGACGCCCGCCTCGCCGAGCTCGAGAGCTTCGACTCGGGCCTGCCGATCACGCAGGCGCTCGGCCAGGCCCGTCGCGCGGCCGAGAACTTCCGCTTCTTCGCCGACCTCATCGTCGCCCAGTCCGATGACGCGTTCAAGGTGCCGGGCAAGCAGATGAACTACGTGAACCGCAAGCCGATCGGCGTCGCGGGCCTCATCACGCCGTGGAACACGCCGTTCATGCTCGAGTCGTGGAAGCTCGGCCCCGCCCTCGCGACCGGCAACACCGTCGTGCTGAAGCCCGCCGAGTTCACCCCGCTCTCGGCCTCGCTCTGGGCCGGCATCTTCGAGGAGGCCGGCCTGCCGAAGGGCGTCTTCAACCTCGTCAACGGCCTCGGCGAAGACGCCGGCGACGCACTCGTCAAGCACCCCGACGTGCCCCTCATCTCGTTCACCGGCGAGAGCTCGACCGGGCAGCTGATCTTCGCCAACGCCGCGCCGTACCTCAAGGGGCTCTCGATGGAGCTCGGCGGCAAGAGCCCGGCCATCGTCTTCGCCGACGCCGACCTCGGCACGGCGATCGACGCGACGATCTTCGGCGTGTTCTCGCTGAACGGCGAGCGCTGCACCGCCGGCAGCCGCATCTTGGTGCAGCGCGAGGTCTACGACGAGTTCGTCGAGCGCTACGCCGCGCAGGCCGCACGCGTCGTCGTGGGCCACCCGCACGACCCGAAGACCGAGGTCGGCGCCCTCGTGCACCCCGAGCACTACGACAAGGTCATGAGCTACATCGAGCTCGGCAAGGCCGAGGGCCGTCTCGTCGCCGGCGGCGGGCGTCCGGAGGGTTTCCCGACGGGCAACTACGTGGCCCCCACGGTGTTCGCGGATGTCGCGCCCGATGCCCGCATCTTCCAGGAGGAGATCTTCGGCCCGGTCGTCGCGATCACCCCCTTCGACACCGACGACGAGGCGCTCGCGCTCGCGAACGACACGAAGTACGGCCTCGCAGCCTACGTCTGGACCAACGACCTCACGCGCGCCCACACCTTCGCGCAGTCCGTCGAAGCGGGCATGGTGTGGCTCAACTCGAACAACGTGCGCGACCTCCGAACCCCCTTCGGCGGGGTCAAGGCCTCCGGGCTGGGGCACGAGGGCGGCTACCGCTCGATCGACTTCTACACCGACCAGCAGAGCGTGCACATCACGCTCGGGGCCCCGCACAACCCGACCTTCGGCCGCCGGGTTGAGGAGGCGCCCTAG
- a CDS encoding GntR family transcriptional regulator produces MTPESKSQRAYRFIRERIDDGRYVPGYRLVLGTIAGELDVSVVPVREAIRRLEAEGLVTFERNIGAQVALIEETEYLHTMQTLALVEGAATALSAPALTTEHLHRAREVNERMRRTLDDFEPHRFTELNLEFHAVLFEECPNPHILDLVHRGWNRMKVLRDSSFSFVPGRAHESVAEHDRILDLIESNADPLDVELAARAHRTATLDAVLAYQADHKHPPAA; encoded by the coding sequence GTGACGCCCGAGAGCAAGTCGCAGCGCGCCTACCGCTTCATCCGCGAGCGCATCGACGACGGGCGCTACGTGCCCGGGTACCGGCTCGTGCTCGGCACGATCGCGGGCGAGCTCGACGTGAGCGTCGTGCCCGTGCGCGAGGCGATCCGCCGCCTCGAGGCCGAGGGGCTCGTCACGTTCGAGCGCAACATCGGTGCGCAGGTCGCCCTCATCGAGGAGACCGAGTACCTGCACACCATGCAGACCCTCGCGCTCGTCGAGGGCGCCGCGACCGCCCTGTCGGCTCCGGCGCTCACGACGGAGCACCTGCACCGCGCCCGCGAGGTCAACGAGCGGATGCGCCGCACCCTCGACGACTTCGAACCGCACCGCTTCACCGAACTCAACCTCGAGTTCCACGCGGTGCTGTTCGAGGAGTGCCCGAACCCGCACATCCTCGACCTCGTCCACCGCGGATGGAACCGCATGAAGGTGCTTCGCGACTCGTCGTTCAGCTTCGTGCCGGGCCGCGCCCACGAGTCCGTCGCCGAGCACGACCGCATCCTCGACCTCATCGAGTCGAACGCCGACCCGCTCGACGTCGAGCTCGCCGCCCGGGCCCACCGCACCGCCACGCTCGACGCGGTGCTCGCCTACCAGGCCGACCACAAGCATCCGCCCGCCGCCTGA
- a CDS encoding fumarylacetoacetate hydrolase family protein, protein MLEPSRIEAIADELLVADRERSVVPLLTARNPGMSVDDAYAVQKLWADRREATGARRVGRKIGLTSKVMQVATGITEPDYGVIFDDMVIESGASVEFDRFSNVRIEVELAFVLAKPLAGPNVTIFDVLDATAHVVPALEILNSHVEMPGRTIVDTISDNAAMGAMVIGGRPVKVDQVDLRWVSALLFRNQTIEESGVAAAVLGHPAMGVAWLANKLAQHDQSLEAGEIILAGSFTRPMWVERGDTVHADYRELGTVSCRFE, encoded by the coding sequence GTGCTCGAACCCAGCCGCATCGAGGCGATCGCCGACGAACTGCTCGTCGCCGATCGCGAGCGATCCGTCGTGCCGCTGCTGACGGCCCGCAACCCGGGCATGTCCGTCGACGACGCGTACGCCGTGCAGAAGCTCTGGGCCGATCGGCGCGAGGCGACCGGCGCCCGCCGGGTCGGCCGCAAGATCGGACTCACCTCGAAGGTCATGCAGGTCGCGACGGGCATCACCGAGCCCGACTACGGCGTGATCTTCGACGACATGGTCATCGAGTCGGGCGCGTCCGTCGAATTCGACCGGTTCTCGAACGTGCGCATCGAGGTCGAGCTCGCGTTCGTGCTCGCCAAGCCGCTCGCCGGCCCGAACGTCACGATCTTCGACGTGCTCGACGCCACGGCGCACGTCGTGCCGGCGCTCGAGATCCTGAACTCGCACGTCGAGATGCCGGGGCGCACGATCGTCGACACCATCAGCGACAACGCGGCGATGGGCGCCATGGTCATCGGCGGCCGGCCCGTGAAGGTCGACCAAGTCGACCTCCGGTGGGTCTCGGCGCTGCTCTTCCGCAACCAGACCATCGAGGAGTCGGGCGTCGCTGCGGCGGTGCTCGGACACCCGGCCATGGGCGTCGCGTGGCTCGCGAACAAGCTCGCCCAGCACGACCAGTCGCTGGAGGCCGGCGAGATCATCCTCGCCGGGTCGTTCACGCGGCCCATGTGGGTCGAGCGCGGCGACACAGTGCACGCCGACTACCGGGAGTTGGGAACCGTCTCATGCCGATTCGAATGA